One genomic region from Paroceanicella profunda encodes:
- a CDS encoding cell division protein FtsX translates to MTRAELSRLVTGDREADGVVPATGFTALMVGFSSAAMAFLAVAAICLGLAAARLADRWSTEFAHAATVRISGPSAELDARVTAALELLEATPGIVSARALTEGEQRALLTPWLGEGIPFDALPVPRLIEIIESSAGPDRDSLRQHLAGEVPGAIYDDHTRWRRPLLRAAGGMQMLAVVAVTLVVLLMAVMVMLAARSSLAANQSVILTLRLIGAGDAFIMRAFVRRFTLRALAGALTGTVLALIVLFALPGAGREDAFITGLTPTGWGWLMLPMVPFTAAFAAFWSTRWATRYALRQVL, encoded by the coding sequence GTGACCCGCGCCGAACTCAGCCGCCTCGTGACCGGGGACCGGGAGGCCGACGGCGTGGTGCCGGCCACCGGCTTCACCGCGCTCATGGTCGGCTTCTCCTCCGCCGCGATGGCCTTCCTCGCGGTGGCCGCGATCTGCCTCGGCCTCGCCGCCGCCCGGCTGGCGGACCGCTGGTCCACCGAGTTCGCCCATGCCGCCACGGTGCGCATCTCCGGCCCCTCCGCCGAGCTGGACGCGCGCGTGACCGCGGCGCTGGAGCTGCTGGAGGCGACGCCGGGCATCGTCTCGGCCCGGGCGCTCACCGAGGGCGAGCAGCGCGCGCTGCTCACCCCCTGGCTGGGCGAGGGCATCCCCTTCGACGCCCTGCCGGTGCCCCGGCTGATCGAGATCATCGAAAGCTCCGCCGGCCCGGACCGCGACAGCCTGCGCCAGCACCTTGCCGGAGAGGTGCCGGGCGCGATCTACGATGACCACACCCGCTGGCGACGCCCGCTGCTGCGCGCGGCGGGGGGCATGCAGATGCTCGCGGTGGTGGCCGTCACGCTGGTGGTGCTGCTGATGGCGGTGATGGTGATGCTCGCGGCGCGCTCCTCGCTGGCGGCGAACCAGTCCGTCATCCTCACCCTGCGGCTGATCGGGGCGGGGGATGCCTTCATCATGCGCGCCTTCGTGCGCCGCTTCACCCTGCGGGCGCTGGCCGGGGCGCTCACCGGAACGGTTCTGGCGCTGATCGTGCTCTTCGCCCTGCCCGGGGCAGGGCGCGAGGATGCGTTCATCACCGGCCTCACCCCCACCGGCTGGGGCTGGCTGATGCTGCCGATGGTGCCTTTCACCGCGGCCTTCGCCGCCTTCTGGTCCACCCGCTGGGCAACGCGCTACGCGCTGCGCCAGGTGCTCTGA
- a CDS encoding lysophospholipid acyltransferase family protein, with protein sequence MTLLRSLLFDACLYGLMAVMGLLCAPLALASRDGAYWAVKLYCRIILRLLRLICGLRTEVRGTPPVGEVLVVAKHQSFLDIIMLVACLERPKFVMKAELKWAPVLGWYAMRIGCAPVQRSRKGAAMRQMVQDVAGSADDPGQMVIYPQGTRVAPGVTAPFKIGAGVLYQRLGQNCVPMATNAGVFWGRNSLYRRPGTAVIAFLDPIPQGLPLADFMKRVSVEIEEASQALEAEAGFRPQR encoded by the coding sequence ATGACGCTGCTGCGCTCCCTGCTGTTCGATGCCTGCCTCTACGGGCTGATGGCCGTGATGGGGCTGCTCTGCGCGCCCCTCGCTCTGGCCTCGCGGGACGGGGCCTACTGGGCCGTGAAGCTCTATTGCCGGATCATCCTGCGCCTGCTGCGGCTGATCTGCGGCCTGCGCACCGAAGTGCGCGGCACCCCGCCCGTGGGCGAGGTGCTGGTGGTGGCCAAGCACCAGAGCTTCCTGGACATCATCATGCTGGTGGCCTGCCTGGAGCGGCCCAAGTTCGTGATGAAGGCGGAGCTGAAATGGGCCCCGGTGCTGGGCTGGTACGCGATGCGCATCGGCTGCGCCCCGGTGCAGCGCAGCCGCAAGGGCGCCGCCATGCGCCAGATGGTGCAGGACGTGGCCGGCAGCGCCGACGACCCCGGCCAGATGGTGATCTACCCGCAGGGCACCCGCGTGGCGCCGGGCGTGACCGCGCCGTTCAAGATCGGGGCAGGGGTGCTCTACCAGCGGCTGGGCCAGAACTGCGTGCCGATGGCCACCAACGCCGGGGTGTTCTGGGGCCGCAACAGCCTCTACCGCCGCCCGGGCACCGCGGTGATCGCGTTCCTCGACCCGATCCCGCAGGGCCTCCCGCTCGCCGATTTCATGAAGCGCGTCTCGGTGGAGATCGAGGAGGCGAGCCAGGCGCTGGAGGCCGAAGCCGGCTTCCGGCCGCAGCGCTGA
- a CDS encoding lipoprotein, translating into MIRYAGLVFLAVVMVLAGCGKKGDPVAPRPPAGQQEPAPGAIQ; encoded by the coding sequence ATGATACGCTACGCCGGGCTTGTGTTCCTCGCGGTGGTCATGGTGCTGGCCGGCTGCGGCAAGAAGGGCGACCCCGTCGCCCCCAGGCCGCCCGCCGGGCAGCAGGAACCGGCACCGGGAGCCATCCAGTGA
- a CDS encoding cell division ATP-binding protein FtsE — MISFHKAGFSYGTGPILEGIELSLAPGSFHFLTGPSGSGKTTFLKLCYLALRPSEGEMLAFGTPVEELDREGITRARRRIGIVHQDCQFLDHLTLTENVGLPLRVLGRPEASYVDDLADLLSWVGLEERGDALPPELSGGERQRAALARAVIGSPDLVLADEPTGNLDWEMGQRILRLLIELNRLGKTILVATHDLNLIRAAKSQVEARVLRIARGRILTAGASL, encoded by the coding sequence GTGATCAGCTTTCATAAGGCCGGATTCAGTTATGGAACGGGGCCGATCCTGGAGGGGATCGAGCTTTCGCTTGCGCCGGGGTCGTTCCACTTCCTCACCGGCCCCTCCGGCTCGGGCAAGACCACCTTCCTCAAGCTGTGCTATCTCGCGCTGCGGCCCTCCGAGGGGGAGATGCTCGCCTTCGGCACCCCGGTGGAGGAGCTGGACCGGGAGGGTATCACCCGCGCCCGCCGCCGCATCGGCATCGTGCACCAGGACTGCCAGTTCCTCGACCATCTCACGCTCACGGAGAACGTCGGCCTGCCGCTGCGCGTGCTCGGCCGGCCGGAGGCGAGCTATGTCGACGATCTGGCGGACCTGCTCTCCTGGGTGGGGCTGGAGGAGCGCGGCGACGCGCTGCCGCCGGAGCTCTCGGGCGGCGAGCGTCAGCGCGCGGCGCTGGCCCGCGCCGTCATCGGCTCGCCCGACCTGGTGCTGGCCGACGAGCCCACGGGCAACCTCGACTGGGAGATGGGCCAGCGCATCCTGCGCCTGCTCATCGAGCTGAACCGGCTGGGCAAGACCATCCTCGTGGCCACCCACGACCTCAACCTCATCCGCGCCGCGAAAAGCCAGGTGGAGGCGCGCGTGCTGCGCATCGCCCGCGGCCGGATCCTCACCGCCGGAGCCTCGCTGTGA
- a CDS encoding zinc-ribbon domain-containing protein, translating to MRLQCPNCSARYRVPDGAIPATGRSVQCSACGASWTQPGLLPLDDPEPASLAEPSPALRERPSEDGGWSVLGPEGSPADTLRPVDLTCSGTARDDSPRKAAQDTPAAPEPEAEDPLDRAINAARAAERGRAFHRMPAEPDTEPDVQDVGGEPEAGPDPAAGDTVPPEQDTALPPMPEASRRAHAREDALIRSLQSRLSERERRAEATAVAAISTLLSRQGAGPQEGSEPLRPMPAPERAAPARSLPVHLPAPVPPDRAERAPASPGRFALGLALPLVVFGAALLLYVLQDTVSGLLPDAAPALDGYVDGIDTARSVLREGWQSALASVKDLAGR from the coding sequence ATGCGACTTCAATGCCCGAATTGCAGCGCGCGCTACCGGGTGCCGGACGGCGCCATCCCCGCCACGGGGCGCTCCGTCCAGTGCAGCGCCTGTGGCGCGTCCTGGACCCAGCCGGGCCTCCTGCCGCTGGATGACCCGGAACCGGCCTCGCTGGCCGAACCCTCCCCGGCGCTGCGCGAGCGCCCGTCGGAAGACGGGGGCTGGTCGGTGCTCGGCCCGGAGGGCAGCCCGGCCGACACCCTGCGCCCGGTGGACCTCACCTGTTCGGGCACGGCCCGCGATGATTCGCCCCGGAAGGCGGCGCAGGATACTCCCGCCGCCCCGGAACCGGAGGCCGAGGACCCGCTGGACCGCGCCATCAACGCGGCCCGCGCCGCCGAGCGCGGCCGCGCCTTCCACCGCATGCCGGCGGAGCCCGACACTGAGCCCGATGTGCAGGATGTCGGGGGGGAGCCGGAGGCCGGCCCAGACCCCGCCGCCGGGGACACCGTGCCCCCGGAGCAGGACACCGCCCTGCCCCCGATGCCCGAGGCCTCCCGCCGCGCCCACGCGCGTGAGGACGCGCTGATCCGCTCGCTGCAATCGCGCCTCTCCGAGCGCGAACGCCGGGCGGAGGCGACCGCGGTGGCGGCGATCAGCACCCTGCTGTCCCGGCAGGGCGCCGGGCCGCAGGAAGGCTCCGAGCCGCTGCGCCCCATGCCCGCGCCGGAGCGCGCCGCCCCGGCGCGCAGCCTGCCGGTGCACCTGCCCGCCCCGGTGCCCCCCGACCGCGCGGAGCGCGCCCCGGCCTCTCCCGGGCGCTTCGCACTCGGGCTGGCGCTGCCCCTGGTGGTGTTCGGCGCCGCCCTGCTGCTCTACGTGCTGCAGGACACCGTGAGCGGCCTCCTGCCCGACGCGGCGCCGGCCCTCGACGGCTACGTCGACGGCATCGACACCGCCCGCTCCGTTCTCCGGGAGGGCTGGCAGAGCGCGCTGGCCTCGGTGAAGGACCTGGCCGGGCGCTGA
- a CDS encoding L-malyl-CoA/beta-methylmalyl-CoA lyase, whose product MSFKVQPAPPARPNRCQLFGPGSRPAIFEKMAASAADVINLDLEDSVSPADKPAARANVIAAINDIDWGTKTLSVRINGLDTPFWYRDVVEVLEEAGERLDVIMIPKVGCAGDIYAVDALVSAIEAAKGRAKRIGFEVIIETAAGLAHVEEIAAASPRMQAMSLGAADYAASMGMQTTGIGGTQAGYYMLADGPGERAVSQPDPWHFPTVAIVSACRTHGLLPVDGPFGDFSDDAGFTAQARRSATLGMVGKWAIHPKQVALANEVFTPSEAQVTEAREILAAMAEAEKAGQGAAVYKGRLVDLASIRQAQVIVRQAEMIAG is encoded by the coding sequence ATGAGTTTCAAGGTCCAGCCCGCCCCGCCGGCGCGTCCGAACCGCTGCCAGCTGTTCGGCCCCGGCTCCCGCCCGGCGATCTTCGAGAAGATGGCCGCCTCCGCCGCCGACGTGATCAACCTCGACCTGGAGGACAGCGTCTCCCCGGCGGACAAGCCCGCCGCCCGGGCCAACGTGATCGCCGCGATCAACGACATCGACTGGGGCACGAAGACCCTCTCCGTGCGCATCAACGGGCTGGACACGCCGTTCTGGTATCGCGACGTGGTGGAGGTGCTGGAGGAGGCGGGCGAGCGGCTCGACGTCATCATGATCCCGAAGGTGGGCTGCGCGGGCGACATCTACGCGGTGGATGCGCTGGTCTCGGCCATCGAGGCGGCGAAGGGCCGGGCGAAGCGCATCGGCTTCGAGGTGATCATCGAGACGGCCGCCGGCCTCGCCCATGTCGAGGAGATCGCCGCCGCCAGCCCGCGCATGCAGGCGATGAGCCTCGGGGCAGCGGATTACGCCGCCTCCATGGGCATGCAGACCACCGGCATCGGCGGCACGCAGGCGGGCTATTACATGCTGGCGGACGGGCCGGGCGAGCGCGCCGTGTCCCAGCCCGATCCGTGGCATTTCCCCACCGTGGCGATCGTTTCCGCCTGCCGCACCCACGGGCTGCTGCCGGTGGACGGGCCCTTCGGCGATTTCTCCGACGACGCGGGCTTCACCGCCCAGGCGCGGCGCTCGGCCACGCTGGGCATGGTGGGGAAATGGGCGATCCACCCGAAGCAGGTGGCGCTGGCCAACGAGGTGTTCACCCCCTCCGAAGCCCAGGTGACCGAGGCGCGCGAGATCCTCGCCGCCATGGCGGAGGCGGAGAAGGCCGGCCAGGGCGCCGCGGTCTACAAGGGCCGGCTGGTGGACCTTGCCTCCATCCGCCAGGCACAGGTGATCGTGCGGCAGGCGGAGATGATCGCGGGGTGA
- the lysA gene encoding diaminopimelate decarboxylase codes for MDHFTYRNGILHAEDVALPEIAAAVGTPFYVYSSATLTRHYRVFEEALAGMDHLICYAMKANSNLAVLKLLGDLGAGMDVVSGGEIARAQAAGVPGSRIVFSGVGKTRAEIAQALSIGIRQFNVESEPELEAISEIATAMGTSAPIAIRVNPDVDAKTHAKIATGKSENKFGIPITRAPEVYARAATLPGIEVIGIDVHIGSQLTELAPYEAAFTKVADLTRTLRAAGHDIRRLDLGGGLGIPYTRTNEAPPLPFDYGEVVRRTVGDLGCQIEIEPGRLIAGNAGLLVSEVLYVKEGEGRRFLILDAAMNDLIRPAMYDAHHDVLPVVEAAPGIAPEPADIVGPVCESGDTFAKGRAMPPLAAGALVAFRSAGAYGAVMASEYNSRPLVPEVLVRNDHFDVVRARPSIEEMLSRDTIPSWMG; via the coding sequence ATGGACCATTTCACTTACCGCAACGGCATCCTGCATGCCGAGGATGTCGCCCTGCCGGAGATCGCGGCGGCGGTCGGCACGCCGTTCTACGTCTACTCCAGCGCCACGCTCACCCGCCACTACCGGGTGTTCGAGGAGGCGCTGGCGGGCATGGACCACCTGATCTGCTACGCGATGAAGGCGAATTCCAACCTCGCGGTGCTCAAGCTGCTGGGCGACCTCGGCGCGGGCATGGACGTGGTCTCGGGGGGCGAGATCGCCCGGGCGCAGGCCGCGGGCGTTCCGGGCAGCCGCATCGTCTTCTCCGGCGTGGGCAAGACCCGGGCCGAGATTGCCCAGGCGCTGAGCATCGGCATCCGCCAGTTCAACGTGGAGAGCGAGCCGGAGCTGGAGGCGATCTCCGAGATCGCCACCGCCATGGGCACCAGCGCGCCGATCGCCATCCGGGTGAACCCGGACGTGGACGCGAAGACCCACGCGAAGATCGCCACCGGCAAGTCCGAGAACAAGTTCGGCATCCCGATCACCCGCGCGCCGGAGGTCTATGCCCGCGCCGCCACGCTGCCGGGGATCGAGGTGATCGGCATCGATGTGCACATCGGCTCGCAGCTCACCGAACTCGCCCCCTACGAGGCCGCCTTCACCAAGGTGGCCGACCTCACCCGCACCCTGCGCGCCGCCGGCCACGACATCCGCCGGCTGGACCTGGGCGGCGGGCTCGGCATCCCCTACACCCGCACCAACGAGGCTCCGCCGCTGCCCTTCGACTACGGCGAGGTGGTGCGCCGCACCGTGGGAGACCTGGGCTGCCAGATCGAGATCGAGCCGGGCCGGCTGATCGCCGGGAATGCCGGGCTGCTGGTCTCCGAGGTGCTCTACGTGAAAGAGGGCGAGGGGCGGCGCTTCCTGATCCTCGACGCGGCGATGAACGACCTCATCCGCCCGGCGATGTATGACGCCCATCACGACGTGCTGCCGGTGGTCGAGGCCGCACCGGGTATCGCCCCGGAACCCGCCGATATCGTGGGCCCGGTCTGCGAAAGCGGCGACACGTTCGCGAAGGGCAGGGCGATGCCGCCGCTCGCGGCCGGGGCGCTGGTCGCCTTCCGCTCCGCCGGCGCCTATGGCGCGGTGATGGCCTCGGAATACAACTCCCGCCCGCTGGTGCCGGAAGTTCTCGTCAGGAACGATCACTTTGACGTGGTCAGGGCACGTCCGTCCATTGAGGAAATGCTTTCCCGCGATACGATACCTTCGTGGATGGGCTGA
- the argH gene encoding argininosuccinate lyase, protein MTKDRSSNQMWGGRFASGPDAIMEAINASIGFDKRLARQDIEGSRAHAAMLGATGILTDSDVEAIREGLLTVLSEIEAGSFTFRADLEDIHMNVENRLRELIGDAAGRLHTARSRNDQVALDFRLWVRDQLDALEGALTALMSAYVAQAEAGADMVMPGFTHLQTAQPVTWGHHMLAYVEMFARDRSRVRDARARMNESPLGAAALAGTSFPIDRHMTAQALGFDRPSANSLDAVSDRDFALEFLSVASICATHLSRFAEELVIWSSAQFRFVTLSDRFSTGSSIMPQKKNPDAAELVRAKVGRINGALVGLLTVMKGLPLTYSKDMQEDKEQVFDAADSLMLALAAMEGMVRDMTPRAENLRAAAGSGFSTATDLADWLVRTLDMPFREAHHVTGTLVRMAEDRGCDLPDLSLEDMRSVNAGITQGVFEVLGVDNSVASRASYGGTSPAGVRAQVARWKEDLA, encoded by the coding sequence ATGACAAAGGACAGATCCTCGAACCAGATGTGGGGCGGGCGCTTCGCCTCCGGCCCCGACGCGATCATGGAGGCGATCAATGCCTCCATCGGTTTCGACAAGCGTCTGGCGCGACAGGATATCGAAGGCTCCCGCGCCCATGCCGCGATGCTGGGCGCCACGGGCATCCTTACGGATAGCGATGTGGAGGCGATCCGGGAAGGGCTGCTCACGGTCTTGTCAGAGATCGAGGCCGGAAGTTTCACCTTCCGCGCCGATCTCGAGGACATCCACATGAACGTGGAGAACCGCCTGCGCGAGCTGATCGGCGATGCCGCCGGCCGCCTGCACACCGCGCGCTCGCGCAATGACCAGGTGGCGCTCGACTTCCGCCTCTGGGTGCGCGACCAGCTCGACGCGCTGGAGGGTGCGCTCACCGCGCTGATGTCCGCCTATGTCGCGCAGGCCGAGGCGGGCGCGGACATGGTGATGCCCGGCTTCACCCATCTGCAGACCGCCCAGCCGGTGACCTGGGGCCACCACATGCTCGCCTATGTCGAGATGTTCGCGCGCGACCGCTCCCGCGTGCGCGACGCGCGGGCGCGGATGAACGAGAGCCCGCTGGGCGCCGCCGCCCTCGCCGGCACCTCCTTCCCCATCGACAGGCACATGACGGCCCAAGCGCTGGGCTTCGACCGGCCCTCCGCCAACTCGCTCGACGCGGTGTCGGACCGGGACTTCGCGCTGGAATTCCTCTCCGTCGCCTCCATCTGCGCCACGCATCTGTCGCGCTTCGCCGAGGAGCTGGTGATCTGGTCCTCCGCGCAGTTCCGCTTCGTCACCCTGTCGGACCGCTTCTCCACCGGCTCCTCGATCATGCCGCAGAAGAAGAACCCGGACGCGGCCGAGCTGGTGCGCGCCAAGGTGGGCCGGATCAACGGCGCGCTGGTGGGCCTGCTCACGGTGATGAAGGGCCTGCCGCTCACCTATTCCAAGGACATGCAGGAGGACAAGGAACAGGTGTTCGACGCCGCCGACAGCCTGATGCTGGCCCTCGCCGCCATGGAGGGGATGGTGCGGGACATGACCCCGCGCGCCGAAAACCTGCGCGCCGCCGCCGGCTCCGGCTTCTCCACCGCGACGGACCTCGCGGACTGGCTGGTGCGCACCCTCGACATGCCGTTCCGCGAGGCCCATCACGTCACTGGCACGCTGGTGCGCATGGCCGAGGACCGGGGCTGCGACCTGCCGGACCTCTCGCTGGAGGACATGCGCTCGGTGAACGCGGGAATCACGCAGGGCGTGTTCGAGGTCTTGGGTGTGGACAACTCCGTCGCGAGTCGGGCAAGCTATGGGGGAACATCACCCGCGGGCGTTCGTGCGCAGGTTGCGCGCTGGAAAGAGGATCTCGCATGA
- a CDS encoding acetyl-CoA carboxylase carboxyltransferase subunit alpha, whose product MQNYLDFEKGLAEIEGKAEELRALSRKIPDAPVEKEAAALDQKAHDLLRDLYANLDAWRKCQVARHPDRPHTADYIRALFTEYMPLAGDRNFAEDRAVLGGLARFEDRPVVVIGHEKGNDTRSRIEHNFGMARPEGYRKAVRLMDLADRFRLPVISLIDTTGAYPGKGAEERGQSEAIARSTEKCLEIGVPFVSVVIGEGGSGGAVAFATADRLAMLEHSVYSVISPEGCASILWKNAEKMKEAAAALRLTAQDLLKLGVIDRVIPEPVGGAQRHPEETISRVREAIVAMLGELSGMEPAALRSARRRKFLDMGSKSLV is encoded by the coding sequence ATGCAGAACTATCTCGATTTCGAAAAAGGTCTGGCGGAGATCGAAGGCAAGGCGGAGGAACTCCGCGCCCTGTCCCGGAAGATTCCGGATGCGCCGGTGGAGAAGGAAGCCGCGGCGCTGGACCAGAAGGCCCATGACCTGCTGCGCGACCTCTACGCGAATCTCGATGCCTGGCGGAAGTGCCAGGTGGCCCGGCACCCGGACCGCCCGCATACCGCCGATTACATCCGCGCGCTCTTCACCGAGTACATGCCGCTGGCCGGCGACCGGAACTTCGCCGAGGACCGCGCGGTGCTCGGCGGTCTCGCCCGGTTCGAGGACCGCCCGGTGGTGGTGATCGGCCACGAGAAGGGCAACGACACCCGCTCGCGCATCGAACACAATTTCGGCATGGCCCGGCCCGAGGGCTACCGCAAGGCCGTGCGCCTGATGGACCTCGCCGACCGGTTCCGCCTGCCGGTGATCTCGCTGATCGACACCACCGGCGCCTACCCCGGCAAGGGCGCGGAGGAGCGCGGCCAGTCCGAGGCCATCGCCCGCTCCACCGAGAAATGCCTCGAGATCGGGGTGCCCTTCGTCTCCGTGGTGATCGGCGAGGGCGGCTCCGGCGGCGCGGTGGCCTTCGCGACGGCCGACCGGCTGGCGATGCTGGAGCACTCGGTCTACTCGGTGATCTCGCCGGAGGGCTGCGCCTCGATCCTGTGGAAGAACGCGGAGAAGATGAAGGAGGCGGCGGCGGCGCTGCGCCTCACCGCGCAGGACCTGCTGAAGCTCGGCGTGATCGACCGCGTGATCCCGGAGCCGGTGGGCGGCGCCCAGCGCCATCCGGAGGAGACCATCTCCCGCGTGCGCGAGGCCATCGTGGCGATGCTGGGCGAGCTCTCCGGGATGGAGCCTGCAGCATTGCGCAGCGCCCGTCGGCGCAAGTTCCTCGACATGGGGTCTAAGTCGCTCGTCTGA
- a CDS encoding TIGR02302 family protein, with the protein MTGETQATPSSRPSRGLNSSARAEAGDGLTRLRKRIDQTRASLAIERVTQAFWPVWSIAFLAFALVRLELIGLLPEWLRLLVLLALVAGFGWALVRGIRGFRWPRRGDAVRRLDDELPGRPVAALGDRHGLGRDDPAARAIWQIHMARVAAQAERARARFPDINLAARDPRALRYGALVLFLAAALFGSGTVREQLDPRSVLPAAGAGETGPVLEAWASPPAYTGRPVVYLTEFGADTLELPAGSTVTLRLYGGTATPTLTEEVSGAPVPASFTGDPGLAEAEFTVTRAGQVTVADGGDTLGRWSFTVLPDSPPQIALVEPPSRTSEGAAQFLYRGADDYGITSAFARVTLDLDRIERAHGLIPDPEPREPIEFDLALPRTGVAKEFEEREIVDLSQHPWAGLPVKVVLHARDAAGQETVSAPNEVVLPGRRFYEPLARALVEQRRDLLWSEQNAARVSQLLKAISHRPQDIFDNTKAYLATRTAIRRLDYARESRSVAERRPEVAEMLWHAALLVEEGDLSSAQERLRRAQERLSQALDDPESSDEEIANLMREMQQAMQDYLQEMMRQALENQQQNPQDQDQAQADPNMSMQDLQDMIDRMNEMMENGQRAEAQELLQQLQRLMENLQMTMRNGQPQPGQGEQMMQGLQDLMREQQQLGDQTFEELQRQFGQQGQQGQQGQQGEGQQQGDGSGALGRQQEALRQLLEQLRRDMPQGGVPGQEGQDPAESARRSLEQAERDMGSARDSLENDDPGGAVDDQAQALDNLREGMRSLDEAMRQQAQNQQGSPGGRERAESGPDESRDPLGRPTGAQGDSDGNDVHIPGTEAWKRSRQLQDEIRRRAGEQERPEPELDYLRRLLDRF; encoded by the coding sequence ATGACGGGTGAGACGCAGGCGACCCCCTCCTCCCGGCCCTCCCGGGGCCTGAACTCCTCGGCGCGCGCGGAGGCCGGCGACGGTCTCACGCGCCTGCGCAAGCGGATCGACCAGACCCGTGCATCCCTCGCCATCGAGCGGGTGACACAGGCCTTCTGGCCGGTGTGGAGCATTGCCTTCCTCGCCTTCGCCCTCGTGCGGCTGGAGCTGATCGGGCTGCTGCCGGAATGGCTGCGCCTCCTCGTGCTTCTCGCGCTGGTGGCCGGATTCGGCTGGGCGCTGGTGCGCGGCATCCGCGGCTTCCGCTGGCCGCGCCGGGGCGATGCGGTGCGCCGGCTGGACGACGAACTGCCCGGCCGCCCGGTGGCCGCGCTGGGAGACCGTCATGGCCTCGGCCGGGATGACCCGGCAGCCCGCGCCATCTGGCAGATCCACATGGCGCGCGTCGCCGCGCAGGCGGAACGCGCGCGGGCCCGCTTCCCCGACATCAACCTCGCCGCGCGTGACCCGCGCGCCCTGCGCTACGGCGCGCTGGTGCTGTTCCTGGCCGCCGCTCTGTTCGGCTCCGGCACGGTGCGCGAGCAACTCGACCCCCGCTCGGTGCTGCCCGCCGCCGGCGCCGGGGAGACAGGACCGGTTCTGGAAGCCTGGGCCAGCCCGCCGGCCTACACCGGCCGCCCGGTGGTCTACCTCACCGAGTTCGGCGCCGACACGCTGGAACTGCCCGCCGGCAGCACTGTGACCCTGCGCCTCTACGGCGGCACCGCCACCCCGACCCTCACCGAGGAAGTTTCCGGCGCGCCCGTTCCGGCCAGCTTCACCGGCGATCCCGGCCTCGCGGAGGCGGAATTCACCGTCACCCGGGCGGGCCAGGTCACCGTTGCCGACGGGGGGGACACACTGGGCCGCTGGAGCTTCACCGTCCTCCCCGATTCCCCGCCCCAGATCGCGCTTGTCGAACCGCCCAGCCGCACCTCCGAGGGCGCCGCGCAGTTCCTCTACCGCGGCGCGGACGATTACGGCATCACCTCGGCCTTCGCCCGGGTGACCCTGGACCTTGACCGGATCGAGCGCGCCCATGGCCTGATCCCCGATCCGGAGCCGCGCGAGCCGATCGAGTTCGACCTCGCCCTGCCGCGCACCGGCGTCGCGAAGGAGTTCGAGGAGCGCGAGATCGTCGATCTTTCCCAGCATCCCTGGGCCGGCCTGCCGGTGAAGGTGGTGCTGCACGCCCGCGACGCCGCGGGGCAGGAAACCGTCTCCGCCCCGAACGAGGTGGTGCTGCCCGGCCGCCGCTTCTACGAGCCGCTGGCGCGCGCGCTCGTCGAACAGCGCCGCGACCTCCTGTGGAGCGAGCAGAACGCCGCCCGGGTGAGCCAGCTCCTCAAGGCGATCTCCCACCGCCCGCAGGACATCTTCGACAACACGAAGGCCTATCTCGCCACCCGGACCGCCATCCGCCGGCTGGACTACGCGCGCGAAAGCCGCTCCGTGGCCGAGCGGCGGCCGGAAGTGGCCGAGATGCTCTGGCACGCGGCCCTTCTGGTGGAGGAGGGCGACCTCTCCTCGGCGCAGGAGCGCCTGCGCCGCGCGCAGGAGCGGCTGTCCCAGGCGCTCGACGACCCCGAGTCCTCCGACGAGGAAATCGCCAACCTGATGCGGGAGATGCAGCAGGCCATGCAGGATTACCTGCAGGAGATGATGCGCCAGGCGCTGGAGAACCAGCAGCAGAACCCGCAGGACCAGGATCAGGCCCAGGCCGACCCGAACATGTCCATGCAGGACCTGCAGGACATGATCGACCGCATGAACGAGATGATGGAGAACGGCCAGCGCGCCGAGGCCCAGGAGCTTCTCCAGCAACTGCAGCGCCTGATGGAAAACCTGCAGATGACCATGCGCAACGGCCAGCCCCAGCCCGGGCAGGGCGAGCAGATGATGCAGGGCTTGCAGGACCTGATGCGCGAGCAGCAGCAGCTCGGCGACCAGACCTTCGAGGAACTTCAGCGCCAGTTCGGCCAGCAGGGGCAACAAGGCCAGCAGGGGCAGCAGGGCGAGGGCCAGCAGCAGGGCGACGGCAGCGGCGCCCTCGGGCGCCAGCAGGAGGCGCTGCGCCAGCTGCTGGAGCAGTTGCGCCGCGACATGCCCCAGGGGGGCGTTCCCGGCCAGGAGGGCCAGGACCCCGCGGAGAGCGCCCGCCGTTCGCTCGAACAGGCGGAACGCGACATGGGCTCCGCACGCGATTCACTGGAGAATGACGATCCCGGCGGCGCGGTGGACGACCAGGCCCAGGCGCTCGACAACCTGCGCGAGGGCATGCGCTCGCTGGACGAGGCGATGCGTCAGCAGGCCCAGAACCAGCAGGGCTCGCCCGGCGGTCGGGAGCGCGCGGAGAGCGGTCCGGACGAGTCACGCGACCCGCTCGGCCGGCCCACCGGCGCACAGGGCGATTCCGACGGCAATGACGTCCACATCCCCGGCACGGAGGCCTGGAAGCGCTCCCGCCAGTTGCAGGACGAGATCCGCCGCCGCGCCGGCGAACAGGAGCGCCCGGAGCCTGAGCTTGACTACCTCCGCCGCCTGCTCGATCGCTTCTGA